Proteins from one Telopea speciosissima isolate NSW1024214 ecotype Mountain lineage chromosome 1, Tspe_v1, whole genome shotgun sequence genomic window:
- the LOC122651200 gene encoding uncharacterized protein Mb2253c-like: MAFHLEFSCTNNIAEYEGCAIGLEMALSVGVEKIKVFGDSSVVICQTQGKWKTRDEKLKPYQVHLEHMAKCFKEISFKYLPRDSNRFVDALATLASMVECDPQDKIRPSLVEKRTGPAYEELVNLLTKDGRPWYSPMVDYIKERKYPEYFTEGKRRHL, from the coding sequence ATGGCATTCCACCTGGAGTTTAGTTGCACCAATAACATCGCAGAATATGAAGGTTGCGCCATTGGTCTGGAAATGGCATTATCTGTGGGAGTAGAAAAGATTAAAGTCTTTGGAGACTCTTCGGTCGTGATCTgtcagactcaagggaaatggaAGACTAGAGATGAAAAGCTGAAGCCTTACCAAGTACATTTGGAGCACATGGCTAAATGTTTCAAAGAGATCTCTTTCAAATACTTACCCAGAGATAGCAATCGATTTGTGGATGCCTTGGCTACTCTAGcctccatggtagaatgtgatccTCAGGACAAGATCCGACCTTCTCTAGTTGAAAAAAGAACTGGCCCAGCATACGAAGAGCTAGTCAATCTACTCACCAAGGATGGAAGGCCCTGGTACTCACCGATGGTTGATTATATCAAAGAAAGGAAGTACCCTGAATACTTCacagaagggaagagaaggcaTCTGTGA